One Nocardioidaceae bacterium SCSIO 66511 genomic window carries:
- a CDS encoding response regulator transcription factor, translated as MSEQDETIRVFMADDQQLVRAGFRMLIESQDDLQVAGEAGNGAEAVEALTVTSADVVLMDVRMPRMDGVEATRRITARDGRPRILVLTTFDLDEYVYAALRAGASGFLLKDTPPEVLLGAIRDVHRGDAVVAPSATRRMLDRFADAMPTGDEDAVDPRLTGLTDREREVLELIGQGLSNQEIAARLVLAEATVKTHIGRLLAKTASRDRVQLVVLAYDTGLVAPRSG; from the coding sequence ATGAGTGAGCAGGACGAGACGATCCGGGTGTTCATGGCCGACGACCAGCAGCTGGTACGTGCGGGATTCCGGATGCTGATCGAGTCTCAGGACGACCTGCAGGTTGCCGGTGAGGCCGGCAACGGTGCCGAAGCGGTCGAGGCGCTGACTGTGACGAGTGCGGACGTCGTGCTGATGGACGTACGAATGCCGCGGATGGACGGTGTCGAGGCGACCCGGCGCATCACCGCTCGCGACGGGCGCCCGCGGATCCTCGTGCTCACCACCTTCGACCTCGACGAGTACGTGTACGCAGCGCTGCGAGCGGGGGCATCCGGGTTCCTGCTGAAGGACACACCGCCTGAGGTGCTCCTCGGCGCGATCCGCGATGTGCATCGTGGTGACGCCGTCGTCGCGCCGAGTGCGACGCGGCGGATGCTCGACCGGTTCGCCGATGCGATGCCGACCGGCGACGAGGATGCCGTCGATCCACGGCTCACGGGTCTGACCGACCGGGAGCGCGAGGTGCTCGAGCTGATCGGGCAGGGTCTGAGCAACCAGGAGATCGCCGCGCGGCTGGTGCTCGCGGAGGCGACCGTGAAGACCCACATCGGCCGGTTGCTCGCCAAGACGGCCAGCCGAGATCGCGTACAGCTCGTCGTCCTCGCGTACGACACCGGCCTCGTTGCGCCGCGCTCCGGCTGA
- a CDS encoding histidine kinase produces the protein MRFPGERWLRAHPLVVDVVLGGVLMMPSAAVGMVTGNLVYALDIVMFSAIMFRRTAPTASFAVLSLALLIQAIGLDTAQWGDFAFPIGLYSIAAYGPTWARWTGLGVGFLGAALAVDSWGIDQGGGGGSGVLAFVALSAIVLFSWTFGDRMRTRRAYVAGLEDRAVQLEREAEQRAQIAAAAERARIAREMHDVVAHSLSVIVVQADGALFAARKRPEVAAETLSTISATGRESLTEMRRLIGLLRGDEQGGRELAPMPSGADLPSLVAQVSGSGLDVSLQVDGDLTRLGSGAGLTVYRVVQEALTNTLKHAGPEVRATVEVSFDGDDVRVLIEDDGRGAATSDDGHGHGIAGMRERIAVHDGTIDAGPRAGGGFRVDARIPLGDE, from the coding sequence ATGCGATTCCCCGGCGAACGATGGTTGCGCGCGCACCCGTTGGTCGTCGACGTCGTTCTCGGCGGTGTGCTGATGATGCCGTCGGCGGCCGTGGGCATGGTGACCGGCAACCTCGTGTACGCGCTCGACATCGTGATGTTCTCGGCGATCATGTTTCGGCGTACGGCGCCGACGGCGAGCTTCGCGGTGCTCTCCCTCGCTCTTCTCATCCAGGCGATCGGACTCGACACCGCACAGTGGGGCGACTTCGCCTTCCCGATCGGGCTCTACTCGATCGCGGCGTACGGGCCGACGTGGGCGCGCTGGACGGGTCTCGGAGTCGGCTTCCTCGGTGCGGCACTGGCCGTTGACAGCTGGGGGATCGACCAGGGTGGCGGCGGCGGGAGCGGCGTTCTCGCGTTCGTGGCGCTATCGGCGATCGTGCTGTTCTCGTGGACCTTCGGCGACCGCATGCGTACGCGCCGGGCGTACGTCGCCGGGCTCGAGGACCGCGCCGTCCAGCTCGAGCGCGAGGCCGAGCAGCGTGCCCAGATCGCGGCGGCAGCCGAGCGGGCGCGGATCGCACGGGAGATGCACGATGTCGTCGCGCACAGCCTGTCGGTGATCGTGGTTCAGGCGGACGGCGCGTTGTTCGCGGCGCGCAAACGACCCGAAGTGGCCGCGGAGACGCTGTCGACGATCTCGGCGACCGGACGTGAGTCACTCACCGAGATGCGCAGGCTGATCGGGCTGCTCCGCGGCGACGAGCAGGGCGGGCGCGAGCTCGCCCCGATGCCCAGCGGTGCCGACTTGCCGAGCCTCGTCGCCCAGGTTTCGGGTAGCGGGCTCGACGTGTCGCTGCAGGTCGACGGCGACCTCACCCGCCTGGGAAGCGGCGCCGGCCTGACCGTCTACCGGGTCGTCCAGGAGGCACTGACCAATACGCTGAAACACGCTGGTCCCGAGGTACGCGCGACGGTCGAGGTCTCGTTCGACGGTGACGACGTACGCGTCCTCATCGAGGACGACGGGCGCGGAGCCGCAACGTCCGACGACGGCCACGGCCACGGCATCGCAGGGATGCGCGAGCGGATCGCCGTGCACGATGGCACGATCGACGCCGGACCGCGCGCCGGTGGCGGGTTCAGAGTCGACGCACGCATACCTCTAGGGGACGAATGA
- the ispD gene encoding 2-C-methyl-D-erythritol 4-phosphate cytidylyltransferase — translation MTSNVAVLLAGGTGTRVGLDIPKQLIKIAGRTILEHTLSVLDAHEDVDEIVVMMATGHLDAVHAIIKSGGYTKVRHVLEGGDTRNDTTLKALATVESDDAKVLFHDAVRPLVSARSISAAFAALDEYDAVDTAIPSADTIVEVDDANTIREIPPRSHLRRGQTPQAFRSGTLKQAYALAVTDDAFVATDDCTVVLRYLPDVQIGVVEGDERNMKVTEPIDVYIADKLFQLTSHEAPESLTEDDYRAAFEGKTMVVFGGSYGIGADIAELAREYGAEVHTFSRSSTQTHVERRSDIAAAARSVLDKSDRIDFVVNTAGVLPRGPLADASEETIYQATETNYVAPIFIAQEFFAPLKESQGCLLLFTSSSYTRGRSGYSLYSSAKAAIVNLTQALADEWSGSGVRVQCVNPERTATPMRTKAFGQEPADSLLDSMSVARASLDALIDGGTGHVIDLRRSDPFASHRDAVEAAEDLSP, via the coding sequence ATGACATCGAACGTTGCGGTGCTGCTCGCGGGCGGTACGGGGACCCGGGTGGGCCTCGACATCCCGAAGCAGCTGATCAAGATCGCCGGTCGCACGATCCTCGAGCACACGCTCTCGGTGCTCGACGCACACGAAGACGTCGACGAGATCGTCGTGATGATGGCGACCGGCCATCTCGACGCCGTGCACGCGATCATCAAATCGGGCGGGTACACCAAGGTGCGCCATGTGCTCGAGGGGGGCGACACCCGCAACGACACGACCCTGAAGGCGCTTGCGACGGTCGAGAGCGATGACGCCAAGGTGTTGTTCCACGATGCGGTGCGCCCGCTGGTCAGCGCACGCAGCATCAGCGCTGCCTTCGCCGCGCTCGACGAGTACGACGCGGTCGACACGGCGATCCCGTCGGCAGACACCATCGTCGAGGTCGACGACGCCAACACGATCCGGGAGATCCCCCCGCGTTCGCATCTGCGCCGCGGCCAGACTCCGCAGGCCTTCCGTTCGGGCACGCTGAAACAGGCGTACGCGTTGGCTGTGACCGACGACGCGTTCGTTGCGACCGATGACTGCACGGTTGTGCTGCGCTACCTGCCGGACGTACAGATCGGTGTCGTCGAAGGCGACGAGCGGAACATGAAGGTCACCGAGCCGATCGACGTGTACATCGCCGACAAGCTCTTCCAGCTGACCAGCCACGAGGCGCCGGAGTCGCTCACCGAAGACGACTACCGGGCGGCGTTCGAGGGCAAGACAATGGTGGTCTTCGGCGGAAGCTACGGGATCGGCGCCGACATCGCCGAGCTCGCGCGGGAGTACGGCGCCGAGGTCCATACGTTCAGCCGCTCGAGTACGCAGACCCACGTCGAACGACGCTCCGATATAGCGGCGGCGGCCCGCAGCGTGCTCGACAAGTCCGATCGGATCGACTTCGTCGTCAACACTGCCGGCGTCCTCCCGCGCGGTCCTCTTGCCGACGCGTCGGAAGAGACGATCTACCAGGCGACCGAGACCAACTACGTGGCGCCGATCTTCATCGCACAGGAGTTCTTCGCTCCGCTGAAGGAGTCGCAGGGCTGCCTGCTGCTGTTCACGTCCAGCTCGTACACGCGCGGCCGCAGCGGCTACAGCCTCTACTCATCGGCCAAGGCGGCGATCGTGAACCTCACCCAGGCGCTCGCCGACGAGTGGAGCGGCTCGGGCGTACGCGTGCAGTGCGTGAACCCCGAGCGTACGGCGACGCCGATGCGGACGAAGGCCTTCGGCCAGGAGCCCGCCGACTCGTTGCTCGACTCGATGTCGGTCGCGCGTGCGTCGCTCGACGCGCTGATCGACGGCGGCACCGGGCATGTGATCGACCTGCGCCGCTCGGACCCGTTCGCCTCACACCGCGACGCCGTCGAAGCCGCCGAGGACCTCAGTCCCTGA